In Camelina sativa cultivar DH55 chromosome 16, Cs, whole genome shotgun sequence, a single window of DNA contains:
- the LOC104751128 gene encoding nucleolin 1-like: MAESSKRSATKGEATPAVIKATKSLKEELKREQEDDLKTKVNLKKPKKDVIIAHPGKEKSEMKEIMKGIADRLQRLEAKVYLLATKADLQAILIAVKGEKVPAMKPPAEAASDSEDSSYMDTSRDDEVTPTKTETSSSEDEPSSSEEPANKPAASAKPAAFTIPAAFTIPAAAKVSPYQQTVGGNGQTISVRGFDPFHSCG, encoded by the coding sequence ATGGCTGAGTCTAGCAAGAGATCCGCAACCAAAGGTGAAGCAACTCCTGCCGTGATTAAGGCCACAAAGTCTTTGAAAGAAGAACTCAAGAGGGAGCAGGAAGATGATTTAAAGACCAAAGTGAATCTGAAGAAGCCGAAGAAAGATGTGATAATTGCTCATCCCGGGAAGGAAAAATCTGAGATGAAGGAGATTATGAAAGGAATCGCTGATCGTCTTCAGCGGCTCGAAGCAAAGGTGTATTTGTTGGCAACAAAGGCAGATCTACAGGCGATTTTGATCGCAGTAAAGGGTGAGAAAGTTCCTGCCATGAAGCCTCCTGCTGAGGCTGCTTCTGACAGCGAGGACTCATCGTACATGGACACTTCTCGAGATGACGAAGTTACTCCAACCAAGACAGAGACCAGTTCGTCTGAGGATGAACCATCTTCTTCTGAGGAACCTGCAAATAAACCTGCTGCAAGTGCCAAGCCAGCTGCGTTTACCATACCAGCTGCGTTTACCATACCAGCAGCTGCTAAAGTTTCTCCATACCAGCAGACTGTTGGTGGCAATGGTCAAACGATCTCTGTTAGGGGCTTTGACCCCTTCCATTCCTGTGGATGA
- the LOC104751129 gene encoding threonine synthase 2, chloroplastic-like, with amino-acid sequence MASFSTFLHSATYLPSHSETTLKPHSSVVSFTVRCTISATPPSPPPPKHRRSPDENIRDEARRRPHQLQNLSARYVPFDAPPSSTESYSLDEIVYRSQSGGLLDVQHDFAALKRYDGEFWRKLFDSRVGKTNWPYGSGVWSKKEWVLPEIDDDDIVSAFEGNSNLFWAERFGKQYLQMNDLWVKHCGISHTGSFKDLGMTVLVSQVNRLRKMNKPVVGVGCASTGDTSAALSAYCAAAGIPSIVFLPADKISMAQLVQPIANGAFVLSIDTDFDGCMHLIREVTAELPIYLANSLNSLRLEGQKTAAIEILQQFNWEVPDWVIVPGGNLGNIYAFYKGFHMCKELGLVDRIPRLVCAQAANANPLYLHYKSGFKEDFNPLKANTTFASAIQIGDPVSIDRAVYALKKSNGIVEEATEEELMDATALADSTGMFICPHTGVALTALMKLRKSGVIEANDRTVVVSTAHGLKFTESKIDYHSKNIKEMACRLANPPVKVKAKFGSVMDVLKEYLASNESKC; translated from the exons ATGGCCTCGTTCTCGACTTTTCTCCACTCAGCCACCTACTTACCTTCCCATTCTGAAACCACACTCAAACCTCACTCCTCCGTCGTCTCCTTCACCGTCCGATGCACCATCTCCGCCACTCCTCCCTCTCCTCCACCTCCTAAACACCGCCGTTCCCCCGATGAGAACATCCGCGACGAAGCTCGTCGCCGTCCTCACCAACTCCAAAACCTCTCCGCACGCTACGTCCCTTTCGACGCTCCACCGTCTTCAACCGAATCCTACTCCCTCGACGAGATCGTCTACCGTTCACAATCCGGTGGTCTCCTCGACGTCCAGCACGATTTCGCCGCCTTGAAACGCTACGATGGAGAGTTCTGGCGTAAACTCTTCGACTCTCGCGTCGGCAAAACCAATTGGCCGTACGGATCAGGCGTTTGGTCTAAGAAAGAGTGGGTTCTCCCCGAGATCGACGATGACGACATCGTCTCTGCTTTCGAAGGCAACTCAAATCTCTTCTGGGCTGAGCGATTCGGTAAACAGTATCTTCAGATGAACGATCTGTGGGTGAAACATTGTGGAATCAGCCACACTGGCTCCTTTAAAGATCTAGGCATGACTGTTCTTGTTTCCCAG GTGAATCGTCTCCGGAAAATGAACAAACCAGTCGTTGGAGTTGGATGCGCTTCCACTGGAGATACCTCCGCTGCTCTATCCGCTTACTGTGCTGCCGCCGGAATCCCGTCGATCGTGTTCTTACCGGCGGACAAGATCTCCATGGCTCAGCTTGTTCAGCCGATTGCAAACGGAGCGTTTGTGCTTAGTATTGACACTGATTTCGATGGATGTATGCATTTGATCAGAGAAGTGACGGCAGAGCTTCCGATTTACTTGGCGAACTCTCTCAACAGCCTCCGTCTCGAAGGACAAAAGACGGCGGCGATTGAGATATTGCAGCAGTTCAACTGGGAAGTTCCTGACTGGGTCATTGTTCCTGGAGGCAATCTTGGTAACATCTATGCGTTTTACAAAGGGTTTCATATGTGTAAAGAGTTAGGTCTTGTTGATAGAATCCCTAGGCTTGTTTGTGCTCAAGCTGCTAACGCAAATCCACTTTACTTGCACTACAAATCTGGTTTTAAAGAAGATTTCAATCCGTTGAAAGCAAACACTACTTTTGCTTCTGCGATTCAGATCGGTGATCCTGTTTCGATTGATAGAGCTGTGTATGCGTTGAAGAAATCTAATGGAATTGTTGAGGAAGCTACGGAGGAAGAGTTGATGGATGCAACAGCTCTTGCTGATTCTACTGGGATGTTTATATGCCCGCATACAGGTGTGGCATTGACGGCATTGATGAAGCTGAGGAAGTCTGGAGTTATAGAAGCTAATGATCGGACTGTGGTGGTGAGTACAGCTCATGGATTGAAGTTTACAGAGAGTAAGATTGATTATCATTCCAAGAACATAAAGGAGATGGCTTGTAGATTGGCAAATCCACCAGTTAAGGTTAAAGCAAAGTTTGGTTCGGTTATGGATGTTCTCAAGGAGTATCTTGCGAGCAATGAATCTAAGTGTTAA